Part of the Vibrio celticus genome, TTTGATTTGATAACCGTGCGATGACAGGCCATAGCGTCGAATAAAGCTGACTTGGATGTGGTGTTTCGGCTCAGCACTTTGTTTTAGTGAGGTTCCACATTGAGTCTGGCTTAATATCTCTTGTTTGACTGGCAGCCAAAGCTCACTATCGAGTGTTTGTTGATCGAGTGCGATTTGTAGCTCTTGCCACGCAACTTGAGGTTGGTCATCAAGCAGAGATTGATAGGTGTGTTGCAATGGCGTGTCGGTAAACCATGCCGCATGACTTGCGAACGGCAAGGTGCAGAGCAGTGCCGCTAACGAAGTAACTTTCATTATGATTCCCCAGCTAAGCGGTAACCAACGCCGCGATGCGTTTCGATATTCAATGTTGGCAGCTTCTGGCGTAAGCGCAGTATGTGATTATCAATAGTTCGGGTACTAGGAAAGGCCTGATACCCCCAAATTTTATTGAGTAACTCATCTCGGTGAAACACACGACTTTGGTTCTGAACAAACAAGACCAATAACTGGAACTCTTTAGGTTTTAGTGTTATTGGGCTTTCATCCAGATAAGCGATCCGTTCCGACAAGTTGATCTGGATATTTGCGTAATTTAAGAGGCTCACACCTAACGGACGAAGCTGGGTAATCACTCGAGCAAGTAATTCGTCGTTAGAAAATGGTTTAGTCACGTAGTCTTTGGCTCCCGCCATTAATCCTTCAACACGTTGTTGAACTTCTACTTTAGCGGTCAGCACAATTACAGGAAGCGCTTTGAGGAGCAACCAATTTGGAAGGTGTTGCAAGCTGTCACCATCTTCAAGCTGTCGATCCAATATCACAAGATCGGCTCGAAACCATTGCTTACTGGCACTCTCTGAATCGTTCGCCCAAAGGCATTGGTAACCACTGGATTCAAAGAAGCTGACGAGGCCTTGTCCAAGCAGTTGGTCGTCTTCAATCAGCAGTAGGGTGTTCATAAGCAATTTCCAGAATACATCGGGTTGGGTTACGAAGAATAATGAGATGGCCATTCGCTTGTTTCATCAAGTGTTCGACAATAGTGAGGCCAATGCCCATGTTGTCTTGTCTGTGATTGATATTCGGTGTTGCTCGAGATACAAACCGTTGCAGAAAAGAAGGGAAGTGCCCCTCGTCTTGTACCTCAATCGTCAGCTTGTCTCCGAGTTCGACCTTTACCAAAACCTTACCTTTACCGTGTTGTTTGGCATTCTTGATTAGATTATCCAAGCAGATGGTTAGCCAGTAATAAGGCAGGTTAAGTTCGACTTCACGCGCTTCACATTGATAAGAAATATTGTGCTTTTCACAGACATGATCGAGCCACTCTTCTAATGAAGCGTTTTGCTTCAACAAAGGCTCTGACTGATCCGAACTTAGGTACACTTTGCTGTTTTCGGTGAGTTGAGAAAGCCTTTGATAGTCGGATATTAAACGCCAAACCGCATTTTGAGTTTCATCAGAAAAATCATCGTAGCGATTTCTAAACATTTCGACGGTTAAGCCTAGGCTAGTAATTGGCGTGCGCAGTTCATGAGTAAGAAGCTGTAAAACGAACTGTCTCTCTTTTCGTTGTTTTGTTCTTAGGTATAAGACTCTACCGAGTCCGGAAAGCAACGTTAAGAGCAATGTAAAGATCAAGGTTTTCATGATCAGATTGTCATTGCTAGGCTCGCTTAAGCACACGTTGCTGTAACGAAAAGTACAGGTCTCACCCGTCAAAGATACCTCTTGCCGCTTTGCAATAGGTTGCCAAACATCTAAGGGAATGGCTTTCCAGCCTTGCTCGCCACTTAACCAAAGCACATCATCTTGTTGCCAAGCGCGGTATCCATTGAGCAATGCCTCTCTGCCTTGAACAGTTAGCGCTTTTAGCTTTGTATATAGAGGGTGCTGTGGGTTGGTAAGACTCAAAAACGGGCGTATTTGCTCGCTTACGTCTGGGTAAGTGGCTAAATAACGATCAGCAAAGCTGCCACCGGCAGGGTGATGTTTGGAGTGTGCTGCAAACCAAATCGAATCCAATGCTTGTTGCTGACATAAGGCAAGCTCAAACTCGATGGCGTCATGTAATGAAGGATTACTGCTTTCAATTGCTTGGCAGTGATCTTGTATTGAGGCTAACGTTGCGATGTCGTCCCAACTGAAATGGTTGAAATTAGGATAACGGCTACTTTCATGAAGCAGAACTTTTGGGTACTGATCCAACTCTTGTTGAGATACTAAGATTGGAGATGATTGCCAGGTCAGTTGATACAGGGTTTGCCACTTGTCTTGCAAACTTTGGGCATTGGCTAAAGTTGGGAGCCAAAAGGTCAAGCAAAGGGCTAAGGTAAACCTGCGCATCCAATCATTCTCATTAAAAGTCGTGAGGCGAGTCTAAAGACTTTTGGGTTAGATTTGTAACCTGAATGTCAATAAGTGCTCCCTTAACAGCAAACTGTCGAGTGGATCATGCTTTTAAATAATAAGATGAAATTACAGTAAGTATCATTTGATTCCGATAAATTAGATAATTATGTACTTATTGTCATTATTAAGCATGTGGGAAGGACTATACTCAACTCATACCAAATAAGAGGAACCATCATGAAACTAATCATCAAATCAGTATTGGCAATCAGTATTTTGGCCGCAGGCTCTGCTCAGGCGTTCGAATTAACCAGCAACGATATTCAAGAAGGTCACCCAATGGCGAAGACTTTTGAATACTCAAGTTGGGGTTGTGACGGCGATAACCTATCACCACAATTAATGTGGAAAGATGCACCAGCAGGCACCAAAAGCTTTGCTATCACAGCTTATGATCCAGATGCTCCAACTGAAAGTGGCTTCTGGCATTGGGTTGCGTTTGATATCCCTGCAACTGTGAACGAGCTACCTCGCGGTGTCGACATCTCTAAAGTCGGTGGCAAAGAAGGTCGCATTGATTACGGAACAGTTGGCTACGGTGGCGTTTGTCCTCCAGAAAAAGATGGTATGCACCGTTACCAGTTCACGGTTTGGGCATTACCAACGGACAAACTTAACCTCGACGAAAACACGCCGTCGGCAGTGGTTGGATTCACGTTGAACAGTATGGCTTTAGACAAAGCGAAACTGACTGCAACTTATACACGTTAATAGCTTATGTACGTTAAAAGCTTATACACGTGCATAATAAGCAAATAAGCAAATAAGCAAATAAGCAAATAAGGGGATGAGATGAATCATCAATATCAAGTGACGATCTTTCGTGCAGAGCAGTTACAAAAGCTGCGTAATGTGAGGATTCTATCCCCTAGTATCATTCAGATAATTACAGGCAGTAAGCGCCTGTTTTGGAAAAATTCAGCGGCAGAGCTCTCACATTCTGAGCTGCTGTTGTGTGAGGCATCAGCTTCACTAAGTTTTGAGAACATGCCCCATAAAGGGCGCTTCTTGTCGCGAGTGTTCAGCTTTCAATTCCAACCTTCTCAGGCGATGCTTGATTTAAGTGAGGAACGGTCGAATGATCTGGGACTGCCTATAGTAAAAGCGGATCGAAACTTACAAGACTCACTCAATGCTCTGTTCTCGTTTGATACACAGAGCATGAGCAAAGAGACTCAACAGTTTTGGCTGCAGGGCTTTTACCAGCAATTAGCTGAAAAAGGGGTATTGCATCGACTGTTTGTCAGTGCCAACGTCTCGTTTAGCCAAAAGCTCAGCCATTATCTTTCACATTCACCAGACGAGAAGCATCCATTAGAGTCGGTGGCGGAGCGTTTTGCGATGAGCCGAGCCACGCTGATTCGAAAGCTCAAACTGGAAGGTATGCAATATCGTGAGGTATTAGCTGAAGTTCGGTTAAGTCACGCGCTTTATCTGATGCAAAACGGACAGCAGAATGTGGCGATGTTGGCTCAGTCTTGCGGTTACCAATCGGAAGGGCGTTTTAGTCAGCGCTTTAAAGGCAAATTTGGTTTGTCGCCAAGTGAATACATCAAAACCGTAGTCAGCCATAGAGTCGCGAGCAAATAAAGTCGCGACGCCATAGTCATTCTGTTTGGCTTAAACGCTCACTTTCTTATCTCGTGCTGCCAATGCCGCGAAAATCGTGCACGCAAAGGCAACAGATGCGATCAACAGAATCGGCACACTCCAAGAACCGGTTTGAGCATGAAGCTTACCCACCAGCGTTGGACCAGTGGCTGCCAACGCATAACCGATTCCCTGAGCCATACCCGACAATGATGCGGCTTGGCTGCTATTCGATGTACGCAAGCCAACAAAAGATAGCGCGATAATAAACGTCGAGCAGTTGGCTAATCCAAACAGTCCCACCCAAAAGATCGCAAACTCAGGCAAATACAACAGGCCAATCAATCCAACAAATACACTCGATGCACACAGAGTGATGAGCCATTGTTGATTGTCACTTTTGGCTAAGAATGGCAGTAACAGCAGCCCCGGAACCATAGTCGAAAATTGCAAAAATCCATAAATGTAGCCCGCGTCGATTTCGCTGTAGCCAAGATCGTTCAATATCTGTGGCAACCAGCCAGCCAAAGAGTAGAAGGTAAATGAGTTAAGCCCAAGCGCTAACGTTACTTGCCACGCTACGCCGCTTTTAATCATCTGTTTCATCGGCAGAGGTTTGTCTTGTTGCTTGTTATTGTTGGCTGAAGATGAGCGTTTTCTGATTTTAGGCAACCAGATCATCAAAGCTAATATTGGAAATACCAAGTTCATTAACAGTGCCAATTGCCAACCTGTGACCGTGAATAAGGTTAGATTTGAAAACGGTACCATCAAACTTGAGCCTAACGTCGAGCCGATGCCCATCGTAAAGATGTACAGAGAAGTAACGGTTGCAATACGAGTAGGGAAGCTAATTTTCACTACAACGGGCAACAACACGTTACCAATCGCGATACCAAGTCCAATCATTACTGTACCGATGTATAACGTCGGAATTGCTCCTAAAGAGCGCAGTGTAATACCCGAAGTGATCAAAACTAAGCCTAATAACAGGCTAGGCTCTAGACCAAATCGTTGGGATATCTTGGTGACTAATGGTGAGAACAAGGCAAAAGTTAACAGTGGTAAAGCTGTTAAGAAGCCAGCAGCCGATGACGTAAGGTTGAGGCCTTCCATAACCTGAGAAAGCACAGGAGCCAAGCTCGTAAAAGGCCCCCGAAGGTTAAGTGCTAGAAATAGAATCCCTAACATGACGAAAATGCTATTACGAAGAGAGGCGCTCATAGGTTGTTCTACTGTTTGCTTATGAGAAGAAAAGCTAGCCTACAGGTCATTGAATGATTATACAAATACCGTTTAAATAGGTTTACTAATGACTGAACCAGCGTCGCGCGCGCTTCACCAAAAAAGGTAATCCATGACCATATTGAATATCCATAAACTCATTTCAGATTTCCCATTACTTCGACAATTGATTGCACTGGAAGAGGTGGTTTGGTTTAACCCAAATGTGACGACTCTGGAGCGCGGTTTGCCTTATGTGGGATTAGGCGAACAGGATATTCATGATGCGAGTTTGAGGTTACAAAGGTTTGCCCCTTATCTGGTGAAGGCATTTCCTGAAACTCATGTGACGAATGGCATCATCGAATCTGAGCTTATCGATATCCCTGCAATGAAGTTAGCATTAGAAGCTCATTATCAGCAGCCAATAAAAGGGCGTTTGATGATGAAGAAAGACAGCCATTTACCGATTTCAGGTTCAATTAAAGCGCGCGGTGGTATCTATGAAGTACTAACGCATGCAGAGAAGCTTGCGATTGAAGCTGGGTTACTGTGTGAGAGCGATGACTACAGCAAGTTGCTCGAACCTGAATTTCGTGACTTCTTTAAACAATACAGTATTGCCGTAGGCTCAACGGGTAACTTAGGTATGTCGATTGGCATAATGAGTGCCAAGTTAGGCTTTACAGTTTCGGTTCACATGTCTGCTGATGCGAGAGCGTGGAAGAAAAACAAACTGCGTGAGCACGGTGTTAACGTGGTCGAGTATCAACAAGATTATGGCGTTGCAGTGGAACAAGGACGTAAAGAGGCAGAACAAGATCCTCGATGCTTTTTCATTGATGATGAAAACTCGCAAACCCTGTTCCTTGGTTATTCGGTGGCAGGGCAAAGGCTCAAACAGCAATTTGAGCAACAACATATTTCAGTAGATAAAGAACACCCATTATTTATTTACTTGCCGTGTGGAGTAGGTGGTGGGCCCGGTGGTGTCGCATTTGGCTTGAAGATGGCCTTTGGTGACCACGTCCATTGTATTTTTGCTGAACCGACTCATTCTCCGTGCATGTTGTTGGGGGTTCATACGGGTTTGCATGATGAGATTGCGGTACAAGATCTTGGTATCGACAACTTAACAGCTGCGGATGGCTTGGCGGTGGGTCGGGCTTCAGGTTTTGTGGGGCGCGCGATGGAGCGTTTACTTGATGGTTATTACACATTAACCGATGAACGCATGTACCAATTGTTAGGTGAACTGAATCAAGCAGAGGGCATTCAACTTGAGCCTTCAGCGCTAGCGGGTATGCCGGGTGCGATTCATGTTGAGCAAAATAGTGAATACCTTGCTCGTCTAGAAATTGATGAGTCGACGCTAGCGAATGCAACACACCTTGTGTGGGCGACAGGCGGAGGCATGGTGCCATCACAAGAAATGGCAGCTTACTTAGCTAAGTCATCGGTTTAACCCCAAAGCTTTTATTAGCTAATGTTTTACAAAGAGAAGCAGTTATAAATATCAGCGATTAAAAGATAAGTCATGATAGAAGAGTGTTGTTTATCGGTTGAACACACTCTTTCTCACCTCTAATTCCCACCGTTACTTAAACAATAACTTGCGCAGATCGTTATCCAAAACACACATTTTATAAATTAAACTTCTTAGATGTTCTAACTATCAGTTAGGTTGAGTGGAATTTAACTTGATAGGGATTAAGCTATGCAAACGGATAAAGTGATGCAGACAAGACACATAAACACACCAGAAAAATTACTCCAGCGTTTAGATGCGATAGGGGACTCTTTGGAAGCATCGGGTAAGGCTCATGCTTTACTGGGATTGGGCTCGGTAGGTATTGAAACAGAACGACTTGATCAGTATTCAGATGTCGATTTTTTCGCGATAGTACAAACGGGGCATAAGCAGTATTTCTTAGACAGCTTGCATTGGCTCTCAGACATTCACCCAATCGACTACGCGGTGAGAAATACCGTCGATGGCTATAAAGTCCTGTACGCTGACGGAATCTTTTGCGAATTTGCGGTGTTTGAATCCCACGAGTTAGCGCATATTCCATTTGCTGAAGGGCGCATTGTTTGGCAGCAACCTGAATTTGATACTCAGTGCTGTATCCCACCAGTAAAAGGGGAGGCAGGCGCTAACTCCCAAGAGTGGATCATTGGTGAGGCTCTAACCAATCTTTATGTGGGTATGTCTCGTTATAATCGAGGCGAAAAGCTGTCGGGCAGTCGGTTCGTTCAATCTTACGCACTTGATCGTTTGATCGATCTTGTGGATCAAACTGAACATTCTGAGCCTGAATTCGTCGATGAGTTTATGTCGGATAGAAGACTAGAAGCGCGCTTTCCTAAGTTTGCTCAATTGCTACCAACCTTTACCCAAGGTTACGAGCGTACGGCTGAATCGGCACTTGCCCAACTAGCGTTCCTCAACACCTACTTCACAGTCAACCAAGCCATGTGTGACCGAATCATTGAGCTGTGTTCCGTTAAAGATTAAGCCTATAACCTATTAATCTTATGACCTATTTTCTTGGTGCGCGTAAATAACAGTTGTCGCTCGTCTGTATTGTTGATAGGTTTTAACCATGAAATTTAATTCTGCTTCAACTTCAATTTTCTTTTGGTGGTGCTCTCAATAGAGCAGCACGGAATACTTACATTCTTTAGCTGCTGGACGGTAGCTAAGAATGTCATCAAAAATGTCGCCTCTTTTTATCTCCAGTAGCCTTTTTAACTTGGAGATACACCATGAATACCAACTCAAACAGCCATACCGACAGCAATAATATTGGCAGTAAGAACAATACCAACAAGCCTGAAATTATTCTGACTGGCGATAGAGCAACTGGACCTTTGCATTTGGGTCATTACGTCGGTTCACTTAAACAAAGAGTCTCTTTGCAGCATATTCACGACCAAACGATATTGGTCGCTGACATGCAAGGGCTTACCGACAACGCCCATAATCCTTCGAAGGTTTCTTCCAACATTCTCAATGTAGTCGCTGACTATCTTGCGGTGGGTATCGACCCGACCAAGACCACGATTTGTCTGCAATCACAGTTGCCGATGTTAGCTGAGCTCACCATGTTCTACAGCAATCTTGTTTCTATCGCTCGCTTGGAACGCAATCCAACGGTCAAAAGTGAAATTCAGAACAAGGAATTTGGACGATCTATTCCAGCAGGCTTCCTCACTTATCCAATCTCACAGGCGGCAGACATCACTGCTTTTAACGCGACTTTAGTGCCTGTTGGCGATGATCAATTGCCGATGTTGGAACAAACCAATGAGATAGTAAGAAAGGTTAACTCGCTTGCTGGTAAACCAATCTTAAATGAATGTAGGCCGCTTCTCAGCAATGCATCTCGCCTCCCTAGTACTGATGGTAAAAGTAAGATGTCTAAATCGATGGGCAACGCCATTAATCTTGGTGCGACAGAGAAAGAGATCAGAGCTGCCGTTAAATCCATGTATACCGACCCAAACCATCTGCGAATTGAAGACCCAGGTAAAGTAGAAGGCAATATCGTGTTCACTTATCTTGATGCTTTTCACACAGACGCTAACTATGTCAGTCAACTAAAAGAGCATTACCAAAGAGGTGGGCTAGGCGATGGACAAACTAAGAAAGTATTGGAAGAGTGCCTGCAAGAGATGCTTCGTCCTATTCGTGAAAGAAGATCAGAGTTACTGGATGATAAAGCGCAACTCATCGAAATTTTACGCAATGGCACCCAAGTCTCTAGGGAAAGAACGCAAAAGGTATTGTTCGATGTAAAAAACGTCTTTGGTCTGAATATTATCTAGTACTGGCTGCATGTAAATAAAGTCAATTAATTTGAATGATGATTGCGGTTGATTTATAAAATGGATTTTGTGAATGGAAATGAGGTTGTATGGTAACGTATGATCTCAAATTCCAGCTTTCAGTTATGGTAATTAAATGAAAACTAGCGTTTTACTCCCTTTGCTACTTCCAGTTTTGGCCTTAATGCCTGGCTGTTCAGATGTGGTTATTGATGAGTATTCGACCTATGCACAAGCCAAACAAGAGCTATTGTTCGACAGAGGTTGGTTACCCGATATTCTGCCTAAATCTACAGTGACGATTGAAGTGAATAACGATCTGGATGCGAATACTTCAGAAGGAAGCTTCATCATCAACGAGCCAGCATTGTCTGAATTTGTTGGTAAATTAAAGCCAACTGAATCAACCAATCAATTTCAATTTGTAGATGGCGAGAATGTTTGGGTGTTCAAGGTAGGTGATGATAGTTTAGTTTCCTACACGCTCAGTAAGAGCGAAGGCTAAGTTCAGTAATTCCAACCTACATTTCGGTTATGAGTTATGTGGGTTGTCGAATGACATTGTTAATCTAGCTATGCCTAGTCACTGCCAATAAGCCCTTATCACTCTAAGTTACAGGAAGGTAATGATGGAAATCATTCAGTTGGATCATTTGGTATTAACCGTGAGTGATTTGCACATTGCGGTCGACTTTTATCAGCGGGTGCTTGGAATGAAGCCCATCGAATTTGGTGAGGGCAGGTTAGCGTTGTCATTTGGGACGCAGAAGATTAATTTACACCTCAGCGGTAGCGAGTTCGAGCCAAAGGCAAGGCGTGTTCAGGTCGGTAGTGCAGACCTCTGCTTTGTTACCAATACACCAATTACAGAAGTTGTCGAACACATCCAATCGCAAGGCGTCGCGATAGAAGAAGGGCCAGTACCACGAACAGGTGCAATAGGGAAAATTGTTTCTGTTTATATTCGAGATCCTGATGGCAATCTGATTGAAGTCTCGAATTATCAGTTCTAGGCCTGAAATCGTACGCTTTTGTTTACTCTTCAAGAACATGACATTTCACTTTTACGCTGCTTGGTGCTGGATGTAGTCAATCAAATAAATTACAATCGAACAATGTTTTATTAATTCGTGCTTTATCATTATGATGAAAAACTTACTCATATTCATCGTTGGCCTGTTCTTCTTAACAGCTTGTTCTTCAACGAGTAATCATCAGCTAGACGATGAGACATTGAGCAACGAAGACGCTATGTCGAAAAGCGTAGAGGGAGAGAGTAACCTCGAGACTTCAAGCTATACAAACGCTGAGACCAGCGTTGATTCTTCCAATGATTCTATCGTTAATCATCAACCAGTCACTAACCTTGATTCAAATAACGACACGATAGCTCACGCACATGCAGAGCCAGAGCCAGAGCCAGAGCCAGAATCAGAATCAGTGGAACCTTCTCAAGTAGCAGCGACAGAAACAACGGAAAGCGATGCTAAGAGTGGCAGTGAAAAAGGCATCGGAAGCTATTTTATTCGTCATAATAAACCGACTAAGACCGTGATTAAATCACTAGAGGGCGTGACAGATGCATTGAACGTCATGACGTTTGGGATATTTGCCACCGGTAACGGTTAAATCGTTAACCTATAACGACAACCTAATAGATAGAATGAAACGTGAAGGCGAGCCAGATGGTTCGCCTTTTTTGATCTTCTAAATCTGGCCACCGTTCTTCCTAAGAATCGTGCTCACTTATCTGAGCGCTGAGTCAGGCGACGGTAAACGAAAATAGGAAATTATTAGTTCTGGAAGGGACTCGCCGAATTTACCCTGTTTGACTTGTTATATGCATCAAGGGTTCTAATACTCATCCCAAAGTAAGCAATGAAATCTAATCTTACAAAGACAAATCTTATATTCACTTACGAGCATAGTAAGATGTTTGCTGTTAAGTGCGGTTAGGTTTAGTTATCAATATTCTAGGGAAGAAAAATGAAGAATAAGAGTGTGTTTTTAAGTGTCGCGATGGTGATGTTGTCAGCTCATGCAAATGCATCAGACACGAGCCATGAGTCTGTATCAGATGGTGTTATCGCAGAGCAAAGAGCGAAGCTTTCTGAAAACACCCAAGGGCAAGGTTTTGGCCCGCAAGCCCCACGAGATTTGGGTTCATTGAAAGGAACAAATACCAGGCTGTTTTCGGATGCCCCTGATTCAACAGCAATGAACTTATGTAATATTCACTTCCATAAGAACGCTGAGCACAAAGGCGGCGAGTTTACTCAATACGCTGGCAATGGTGATGGGAAGGGCTTCCAGAGTGGTTTTAAATACACAGGTAAGTTGAGTTCAGCTGAGCTGAAACCATTTGAGGGTAAGGTTTGTCCGAGCGATCATGGTTCTTTGCATTCGGGCGACACCATTGAAGTTCACTATGTTTATTCAACGGCGCAAGTTGAACCGGGTGAAACATTGGGCGCTTGTTTTAACGACGCAATTACCAACCCGCAACTGCGTGTAGAAACCCAAGTTTACGTATTAGTGAATGACGACAGAGCACTCGACTTTGAAGCGCTCGCTAAACATTCAAAAGTGAACGGCTTACACCAAGCACCAAACATCCCACAAGATACTGGCTCAGCGATCCAATACGCAGGCTCTACAACGGGCCCTGGTTACAATGAGCAAGGTTCACCTTTCCAAGTAACATGGAGCGTTAGACCACAAGTCGCGAAAGTAAATATCGCGACAGTAGGTAGCTGGTGTGAAGGCAATGACTTTAACGAAGATCACGCCCACGGTGTGAGAAACTTGGTGGTTAACCCTGAGTTGTTATCACCTATTCGTAATGACTAAACGATTCTGACCAATAAAATGATTAAGGCGAACCGATGGGTTCGCCTTTTTAGTTGGATATAAGTGACATCGTTTAAACAGAGACTTGTTTGTTAGTCACAATGGTGCAATTATTTAACGAGTGATATTACTCGAATGCATGTCTTATGATGACTATCGAACAACAGCTTTCTCGGCTGGATCTAAACTTATTAGTGTCGTTAAGTGTTTTAATCAAAGAGAGGAACGTAACGCGAGCTGCTAATACTTTGTATCTGTCTCAACCTGCGA contains:
- a CDS encoding response regulator transcription factor; this translates as MNTLLLIEDDQLLGQGLVSFFESSGYQCLWANDSESASKQWFRADLVILDRQLEDGDSLQHLPNWLLLKALPVIVLTAKVEVQQRVEGLMAGAKDYVTKPFSNDELLARVITQLRPLGVSLLNYANIQINLSERIAYLDESPITLKPKEFQLLVLFVQNQSRVFHRDELLNKIWGYQAFPSTRTIDNHILRLRQKLPTLNIETHRGVGYRLAGES
- a CDS encoding ATP-binding protein; translation: MRRFTLALCLTFWLPTLANAQSLQDKWQTLYQLTWQSSPILVSQQELDQYPKVLLHESSRYPNFNHFSWDDIATLASIQDHCQAIESSNPSLHDAIEFELALCQQQALDSIWFAAHSKHHPAGGSFADRYLATYPDVSEQIRPFLSLTNPQHPLYTKLKALTVQGREALLNGYRAWQQDDVLWLSGEQGWKAIPLDVWQPIAKRQEVSLTGETCTFRYSNVCLSEPSNDNLIMKTLIFTLLLTLLSGLGRVLYLRTKQRKERQFVLQLLTHELRTPITSLGLTVEMFRNRYDDFSDETQNAVWRLISDYQRLSQLTENSKVYLSSDQSEPLLKQNASLEEWLDHVCEKHNISYQCEAREVELNLPYYWLTICLDNLIKNAKQHGKGKVLVKVELGDKLTIEVQDEGHFPSFLQRFVSRATPNINHRQDNMGIGLTIVEHLMKQANGHLIILRNPTRCILEIAYEHPTAD
- a CDS encoding YbhB/YbcL family Raf kinase inhibitor-like protein; the encoded protein is MKLIIKSVLAISILAAGSAQAFELTSNDIQEGHPMAKTFEYSSWGCDGDNLSPQLMWKDAPAGTKSFAITAYDPDAPTESGFWHWVAFDIPATVNELPRGVDISKVGGKEGRIDYGTVGYGGVCPPEKDGMHRYQFTVWALPTDKLNLDENTPSAVVGFTLNSMALDKAKLTATYTR
- a CDS encoding helix-turn-helix transcriptional regulator produces the protein MNHQYQVTIFRAEQLQKLRNVRILSPSIIQIITGSKRLFWKNSAAELSHSELLLCEASASLSFENMPHKGRFLSRVFSFQFQPSQAMLDLSEERSNDLGLPIVKADRNLQDSLNALFSFDTQSMSKETQQFWLQGFYQQLAEKGVLHRLFVSANVSFSQKLSHYLSHSPDEKHPLESVAERFAMSRATLIRKLKLEGMQYREVLAEVRLSHALYLMQNGQQNVAMLAQSCGYQSEGRFSQRFKGKFGLSPSEYIKTVVSHRVASK
- a CDS encoding CynX/NimT family MFS transporter, whose product is MSASLRNSIFVMLGILFLALNLRGPFTSLAPVLSQVMEGLNLTSSAAGFLTALPLLTFALFSPLVTKISQRFGLEPSLLLGLVLITSGITLRSLGAIPTLYIGTVMIGLGIAIGNVLLPVVVKISFPTRIATVTSLYIFTMGIGSTLGSSLMVPFSNLTLFTVTGWQLALLMNLVFPILALMIWLPKIRKRSSSANNNKQQDKPLPMKQMIKSGVAWQVTLALGLNSFTFYSLAGWLPQILNDLGYSEIDAGYIYGFLQFSTMVPGLLLLPFLAKSDNQQWLITLCASSVFVGLIGLLYLPEFAIFWVGLFGLANCSTFIIALSFVGLRTSNSSQAASLSGMAQGIGYALAATGPTLVGKLHAQTGSWSVPILLIASVAFACTIFAALAARDKKVSV
- a CDS encoding D-serine ammonia-lyase; the encoded protein is MTILNIHKLISDFPLLRQLIALEEVVWFNPNVTTLERGLPYVGLGEQDIHDASLRLQRFAPYLVKAFPETHVTNGIIESELIDIPAMKLALEAHYQQPIKGRLMMKKDSHLPISGSIKARGGIYEVLTHAEKLAIEAGLLCESDDYSKLLEPEFRDFFKQYSIAVGSTGNLGMSIGIMSAKLGFTVSVHMSADARAWKKNKLREHGVNVVEYQQDYGVAVEQGRKEAEQDPRCFFIDDENSQTLFLGYSVAGQRLKQQFEQQHISVDKEHPLFIYLPCGVGGGPGGVAFGLKMAFGDHVHCIFAEPTHSPCMLLGVHTGLHDEIAVQDLGIDNLTAADGLAVGRASGFVGRAMERLLDGYYTLTDERMYQLLGELNQAEGIQLEPSALAGMPGAIHVEQNSEYLARLEIDESTLANATHLVWATGGGMVPSQEMAAYLAKSSV
- the trpS gene encoding tryptophan--tRNA ligase, encoding MNTNSNSHTDSNNIGSKNNTNKPEIILTGDRATGPLHLGHYVGSLKQRVSLQHIHDQTILVADMQGLTDNAHNPSKVSSNILNVVADYLAVGIDPTKTTICLQSQLPMLAELTMFYSNLVSIARLERNPTVKSEIQNKEFGRSIPAGFLTYPISQAADITAFNATLVPVGDDQLPMLEQTNEIVRKVNSLAGKPILNECRPLLSNASRLPSTDGKSKMSKSMGNAINLGATEKEIRAAVKSMYTDPNHLRIEDPGKVEGNIVFTYLDAFHTDANYVSQLKEHYQRGGLGDGQTKKVLEECLQEMLRPIRERRSELLDDKAQLIEILRNGTQVSRERTQKVLFDVKNVFGLNII
- a CDS encoding VOC family protein, which encodes MEIIQLDHLVLTVSDLHIAVDFYQRVLGMKPIEFGEGRLALSFGTQKINLHLSGSEFEPKARRVQVGSADLCFVTNTPITEVVEHIQSQGVAIEEGPVPRTGAIGKIVSVYIRDPDGNLIEVSNYQF
- a CDS encoding putative periplasmic lipoprotein; protein product: MMKNLLIFIVGLFFLTACSSTSNHQLDDETLSNEDAMSKSVEGESNLETSSYTNAETSVDSSNDSIVNHQPVTNLDSNNDTIAHAHAEPEPEPEPESESVEPSQVAATETTESDAKSGSEKGIGSYFIRHNKPTKTVIKSLEGVTDALNVMTFGIFATGNG
- a CDS encoding delta-class carbonic anhydrase; translated protein: MKNKSVFLSVAMVMLSAHANASDTSHESVSDGVIAEQRAKLSENTQGQGFGPQAPRDLGSLKGTNTRLFSDAPDSTAMNLCNIHFHKNAEHKGGEFTQYAGNGDGKGFQSGFKYTGKLSSAELKPFEGKVCPSDHGSLHSGDTIEVHYVYSTAQVEPGETLGACFNDAITNPQLRVETQVYVLVNDDRALDFEALAKHSKVNGLHQAPNIPQDTGSAIQYAGSTTGPGYNEQGSPFQVTWSVRPQVAKVNIATVGSWCEGNDFNEDHAHGVRNLVVNPELLSPIRND